TGCCATCGAAGTCGGCAGGTGCGCAGCCCAGGCGCGCCCACTCGCAGTTGAGAGTCTGCGGCGACCAGACGGCCAGTGCCGACTCAAGCCAGTAGTGAAGCCCGCCGTAATATCTGTGATGAGGATTTTCAGCCGCACGCCAGTTGCCGTACTGGTCAATGAATTCATAGCCGTCAGCTGTCCTTTTCACAGGGGGATTATGGTTGCCATCTTCATCGAAAAACCTCTGGACATACCTTTCATAAATCCAGGGTTCTTTCTCTTTCTTGCCGTTAAGTTCGTTCATGATCCTTTCTTTTATCTTTTCATCGGTGATAAGAGCCGCCGGTGCAGTATCAGTCCAGTATAGCGGTGATGCGGCCCATTCGATCTGGCTTTCCGCAGCATTAAAACCGTCTAGGTCTTTCAGTGGCGAATCGAAACCGAACATGCGCTCGTAGATTGCGCCTTTGTAGAGCATCTCTTTTGCATCATCGAGTCTGGCATAATATTTTGTCTTGCCCAGCTTTTTGATGGTGCTGCTTTTAAGAGATGCGTCACGGTCAACTCCATAGACCAGCTTGGCAAGTATGACTTGAATTTTAATCAGGTTGCCGAGCGATTCGTACGCCTCGTCATACAATGCGGTATCCCCAGAGATTCTCGCATAATAGCAGAGTCCAACGGACCCCAGTATAAGCTCCTGAAAATCGTCCATTGCGCTGCCGATCAGGACATAGAAAAGGTCGGGATAAAAGAATGTCAGTCTTTCCATCTTCTCATACCACGGTTCTCCTAAAATCTTGAACCGCAGCAGGTCTCCGAAAGTCAGGCCGAACCATGCCTCGTCAAGGCATTTGCATTTTTTCACCCGTGTTGTGAGTGTAATACCTACCGATTTGAAGAGGGCTTCTATTGCCTCATGCGCCAGGTCGCCGGGCAACGGCACCCTTGGAACAGGCGAATGAAGACCTTCTTTTGAAAGCGCCTTTGCAAGATACGCCATCTGGCACGACGATATGCTGCCGAGGTCCTGCCACTCGGTGCGGCCGTCCGGCCTTACCTCACCCGCAGGCGCAAGTGTATAATAATCGTTTCTTTCATCAACAGTCATAAGGATGTTGCCGAAAAAAGTCGTCGTATCTCCCACCCTGCGCGCGGCATCTGCTGCATGATGTGCTGCGAGGGCCAGGTCTGCCGGAAGTCCGGGGGTCTTTTCAGCCTCGAATGCGGCCAGGTAACCCATCACATAATCCGTAAAGTTATCCCTGGAATTGTGGTTGCCCCACCAACCGAGGTCTTTCCACGGGCCTAGCTGCGTTTTCATGAATGACGAGCAGCAGTTTGAAACAGGAATCCACGGCAGGGCCTCGCCTACATGGTCGAACACATAAGTTACCGCATAATCTTCAAGTTCGTTGATTGGCTTGAAGCTATAGAAGAACTCTTCCGGATTTTCTCGATAGTTGACAATAACCCCGTCGAAGAATGTATCGAGGACTTCTTTTTCAAGACCTGCGGGAAAAGGTTCAGGGTCAGCAACAAAGATGCCGTTATTGGTTCTTGATACGGTCTTGTTCACCCCGTCCATCGTCCTCGTCCATCCCGGAAGAGCCTCGCGGACGGTAAGCCCTTTGTGCCCGGTGACTGACTCATAAAATGCCAGGCCTTCGAACATGCGGATAAGTGTAAGTTCAAGGCTGCGGCCGCCCATGGCCTGATAGAGCTTCCACGTGGCAAAGGTCGTATAGCCGTGGCTGTTGTTGTCCACGGGGCCGGGAATCACTTCGTACCTGTTCCCTTCTTTTGAGATGTACATCTTGTTTATGATGGCACCCGGAACGGCATCACCGGTTAATGCAAAACGGTTTATGCTTTTAAGAAGCCTTTCGGTGCGCTCCCTGTAATAGAGTTTGAACGCATCCGCTTTTGCATTCGGATTGGGTTCGTATATCAACTCTTCCTGAGTCGTATCACTCGATGTGAGCTCATCGCTATTAACATCATTATTAAGTGATGTCTGTACCGGATTATCCGTCGATGACCCGCTGCAGGATGAAAGGAGCAAAACAAACAGACCGAATACAAAAACACACTTTAAATGTTTCATGAAAAGCCTCCGCATATATCAAAAAAAGTATTTTATAAAAAATTATACTTGACGTGAAATAATAGCAGTACGGCTGTCCTTGTCAAGGTTCCTCACGCCTTCTTCGGGATAAAATCCTCTGCCCTTACTTCGACAAGTCTGATTGCACCGGACGTGCAGGCCGACCCGCACAACCCGCAGCCTATGCATAATTCAATATCTACAGTTGCCGGATTATCGCCGTCCGATGAAATGGCCTTCATCGGACAGACATCCGCGCACAGGCCGCATAAGATACATTCCGGGGCATCTACTGATGCGGCGAACCTGCTCGGAGCGACAACGTTTCTGGTTTTAGGAACGATGGCGTATCGGAGCATCTCGCAGCAGCATGTGCAGCAGTTGCATATGACATTAGAGCCTCCTGCAACGTTTTCCGTCATATGCACAAGCCCCTTTTCCTCGGAGAGCTTCAGGATATCAAGCGCCTCGGCAAGCTCGATTGCCCGGCCCGTACCGCGTTTTATATTGTATTCCGCCCCCCGGTTCACCTGCAGGCATACCTCTATGGGGTTATCGCATTTTTTTACCGATTTGCGGCAGACGCATGAGGTTACCGCAATTGAGCGTGCATTTTTCAGTATGTCCGCAGCGTCCTCATAGCCCAGCACGCTGCTTTTTTTCTCTACGGTCTCGTTTATGGCAAGCACCCTCATGAATGAAGGTATTTTAAGCTCTGTCATCTGCTCGACCATGGCCCTGTATTCGGTTTCCATGTATTCGGCCCAGAGCGTGAACAGCTCATCCGGCGCCTCGGCCCACAGAAGGGATGCGTCATGAAACTGTATTATGTGGCGCGGCATTCTGAATATCTTTCTGCCGTCCTTGATGCCGTCAAAGGCAACCCCCTTGTGGAAAAGGTTGTCAAGTATGTCCTCTGCCTTATCAATGCCTGTTCCCAGGGCAACGGAAATCTCTTCCGCTGATTTCGGCAGCATGTCAAGTATGGCTGCTTCTTCGGGGTTTGCAAGGATTGACCAGATTTTTTCAAGCAATTTTGAATCCTGCCCTGAGACCTTTCTGGTGAGACTGCCGTACACTTCCATCATCCCCTCCCTGATATTTTCAGATGCATGGCTTCTGAAGTTTAGCTTTTCACCCTCGGCTCTACAAGAAAATTTTATAAACATCTGTAGCTTCCCATAAATCCTTGACACATTATAGTATTTAGAACAATTAGAAGTCATGGCAATCCGTGAAATCTGCAAATGGCCTGAAGATGTCTTGAAGCTCAAAGCGCTCGAAGTCAAGAACATAGACTTCGGCACGGTGACCCTTGTCGAAGACATGGTAGAGACCATGTATCAGGAAAACGGAGTCGGTCTGGCCGCCCCCCAGGTGGCCGTATCAGAGCGGGTCATTGTTGTTGATGCTAGCCCGAAAACAGGTTACGGCGGGCTTATAACGATGATTAATCCGGTAATCGCAGAAAAAGAAGGCCGTGTCGTTGACAGCGAGGCCTGCCTTAGCGTGCCGGAAGTCACGGTTGATGTCCCGAGATTCGAGAGGATACTTGTAAAAGGCGTTGACATCAAGGGCAAAGATGTTGAAATCGAGGCGGAAGGTTTTCTGGCAAGGGTTTTCCAGCATGAGATAGACCATCTTGACGGAAGGGTTATCCTGGCATTTGCTTCAAGTCTGAAAAGGGCGATCTATTTAAAGAAGGCCAGAAAAGGCAAGATATGAAACTTATCTTTATGGGTACCCCTGAATTCGCACTGCCAAGCCTTAAAATACTTGCCGAATCGGAAAAACATGAAGTAGCCCTTGTGATAACGCAGCCTGACAAGCCAAAGGGCAGGGGGCTTCATCTTGAGCACCCGCCGGTCAAGATCATGGCTATTCAATATGATATACCCGTTATGCAGCCTCAGAAAATAAAAGGGAACATGGAGGTCATTAAGGCTTTTGAACAGCTCAGGCCCGATGCCGCCATTGTTGTTGCATACGGCAGGCTGATTCCACCTGAACTTTTAAGTATACCGCCCAAAGGATTTATCAATGTCCATGCATCCCTTTTGCCTGCACTAAGGGGGGCCTCCCCGATAAACCATGCCATCCTTTCAGGCGGAGAAAAGACCGGTATAAGCATAATGAAGCTTGATGAAGGTCTCGATACCGGACCTGTATATGAAAGCCGAGAAATTGAAATAGGCAGGGACGATGCGATAGCGCTCTCCAAGAGACTTTCGGCAACAGGTGCGGAACTGCTGGAGTCTGTGCTGGACAGGATTGAAAGTGGTTCGATAAAACCTGTACCTCAGGATGAAAGCGCTGCGACATATGCCCCGCTCCTGAAAAAAGAGGACGGTCTGATAGACTGGAACAGGAATGCAACAAAGATTGAAAGCATGGTAAGAGGTCTTCTGCCCTGGCCCTGTGCATACACAGACATGCAGGGAAAGATGCTGAAGATTCTGAGCGCTCAGATTGAAGAAACCCCACACGGTTTTCCGCCAGGAACAATGATTAAAGAGGCATCCCGTTTAAGGATAGCATGCGGTAACGGTTTCGTCATTCCGCAAACCCTGCAGCTTGAAGGCAAACAGGCTATGGATGCAAAGTCATTTGCCAACGGGCTTAAAGTTAAAGAAATAATTCTTGGAGGCTTATCCAGATGATTATTGCACCGTCAATACTTTCCGCAAACTTTACAAGGCTGGGCCAGGATATTGATATGGTTGTTTCAGCCGGGGCACAGTGGGTTCATGTGGATGTCATGGACGGGATGTTTGTGCCCAACATCACCATCGGGCCTGTCGTTGTAAAGGATATAAGAAAAGCGACAAATGCCTACCTGGACTGTCACCTTATGATAAACCAGCCTGAAAGATATATAGATGCATTTGCAGCCGCCGGTGCCGACGGCATAACCATTCACGCAGAGGCTACACACCATCTTCACAGGGCTCTGGCCACGATACGGGAGAAGGGCCTCAAAGCCGGAGTTGCCCTGAATCCCTCAAGTCCTTTACCGGTGATTGAATATTGCCTTGATGTAATCGATCTCCTTCTTATTATGACTGTGAATCCGGGATTCGGCGGACAGTCTTTCATCGAAGCGATGATCCCGAAAATAGAAAAAGCATCAGATATGATATCGGGCAGAGACATCATTCTTCAGGTTGACGGCGGAGTTGACAGAAAAAATGTAAGAATGCTCAGGGAAAAAGGTGTCGGCTCTGTTGTGGCCGGCTCAAGCGTATTTGGAAGCAGCGACCCTGCTGGGGCGGTAAAGGAGATGCTTGAAATTGCAGAATGTGAAGTTTGTTAGAATATTGATCGGACTCTTTGTTGCGGCAGCGGCCGCAGGCTGTGCCAATGCAAATACCGCCGCCTCGGTGCAGGAAGATGCAAATCAGACCAGCCCATATCTTACAATGATTCTTGCAAGACAGGCAGAAGACAGCGGAGACACTGACAGCGCGCTAAAGCTTTACCAGGAATTGAACAATTCTTACGCATGGCTTAATATCGCCATGATATATATCCAGAAATCCGATGATGAAAAGGCTCTGGAATATCTTAACAAGGTCCTTGATTCCGGGGATTACATAGAGGATGCCCTTGATCAGAAAGTCAATATATATGTCCGTTCGAACAAGGTTAACGAAGCCGTTGCAGAAGCTGAAAAATACTATAAGAAATACCCGGGTAATGTTCAGATAATCGTTCTTCTTGCCAAACTCAGGCTTTTTTCATCGGATCCTGAAGGGGCGATAAAGATACTGGAGAAGATACCCCCGGGGAACGAAGACATAGAAGCGCTATACATACTTTCCAGGGCGTGTCTTGAAGAAAAAAACAAAGCCTGCGCAATTAAATCCCTGGAAAAAGTAATAGAACTGGCACCTGATTTTTCTCAGGCATACATTGATCTCGGAAGGGTTTATGAGAGCGATGGGAATCTGGATGAGGCTATCAGCATATACACCAAACTGTGTGAAATAGATCCTTCAAGCAAGGAGGCGCGGCTTGCTCTGGCCGACCTGTATATATTGACAGGAAGAAACAAGGATGCCATTGCACAACTTAAGGCACTGCTTGAAATCTATCCCAACCGTGAGGTCATGCATAAGCTGGCAATACTTGAGATTGATGACGGCATGTATGCCGATGCGATTGAGCTCCTGAATACCCAGACACAACTGATGCCGGAAGAGAAATATTACCTGGCCATTGCATATTCAGGCCAGAAGGACTTTGACAGAGCCATTGCCCTTCTTAAGGAGATTGAGAACGACCCTCAGCTTAAATGTGACGTGTCGATACTGAAAAGCTCAATTCTTGAAGACATGGGAAAAAGCGGCGAAGCATTTGATGAGCTGAAAAATACCTGGGAAAAGGTATCAAAGGAAACGTCATGCAGGGAAGTGGGATACCGTCTGGCCACAGCACTTGAAGAAAAGGGAATGATCAATGAAGGCCTTGCCGTTGCCGAGAGTATTCTTTCAGCCGATCCCAATGATGCCATGATGCTCAATTTTGTCGGTTATTTGTGGGCGGATCAGGGCAGAAATCTTGAGAAGGCGAAGAAAATGATCAGCGATGCCCTTACGGCAAGACCGGATGATGGATTCATTATGGATTCGATGGGCTGGGTATTGTATAAATCGGGTAAGCCCGCCGAGGCTGTACCCTATATGGAAAAGGCGCTGAAAAAGTATCCGGACGAGCCTTTGATAAACGAACATATGGGTGATATTCAGTATAAGCTCGGCAGAAATAAAACCGCCCTCGAATATTATCAGAAGGCAAAGGCAAACTCCAAAAAGGGCGTCTCGCCAGCACTTGAGAAAAAAATCACCGAACTAATTAAAGAGATTCGCAAGACCGGGAGATGACATGACTAATGAAGCAAAAGTCGGCCTTTTCGTGGTTGGTATAATTGTGGTCTTTATTGTTATGTCGATAAAAATTGGTGAACTGAGCTTTAACAAAAAGGACACTTATCCGATTACACTCAGATTCCCTACAGTGGAAGGGCTGAAAGTAGGATCAACACTGGAGCTTGCAGGCGTAATTGTCGGAAAGATCAGCTCGATATCACTTGGAGAGGACTACTCCGTTGCCGTAACCGCCAATGTCAATGATGATATCAAACTTCCTATAGACAGTGTCGCATCAATCGGTACGAAGGGTGTACTGGGAGACAAGGTCATCCTGTTGTCACCGGGAATGTCAAAGGAATACCTGAAGCCCAACGGTATGCTGGCAAGGACTGAAGTGCCGCCGTCTCTCGATTTTCTGCTGACCAGGCTCGGAGATATAGCTTCCAACCTTTCGGATCTGACCAGATCCCTTAATGCATCTCTCGGAAGTGAAGAAACTATGGCCAATATTACCGAGATGATGGAGAACCTTAACAGCCTTTCAGCAGAACTCAATGATATGGCAATAGAAAACAGGGAAGGCATAAACAGCATGATAACCGAGCTGAACAATACGGCTGTAAATCTGACCGACTTTTCCGAAAGCCTTGCAAGCACCGGTGAGGATATTTCCTATATTGTGGCTTCTGTCAAAGCAGGTGAAGGCAATATCGGCAAACTGTTCACAGACGATACGCTTTATGTATCCCTTGCGGATTCGGTTCAGAAGCTTCAGGTGGTGACTTCCAGAATACAGGAAGACAACAACCTGACTCTCTTGTTAAGTGATTCAACAATTTATTATGACCTCGTGGCGCTGTCGGACAACCTTAAACAGGTGAGTGAACATATAGCCGCCGGTGACGGTACCATAGGCAAACTCCTTACTGATGAAGAGCTGTATCAGGCGCTGCTCGAAGCGATCAAGAACACCAACAGGGCGGCTCAGGGCATACATGAACAGACTCCGATCACTGTTATGGGTTCACTGCTTGCCCCGATGATAAGGTAGGATGAAAAAGACATCGGCTGCGGCATTGATATTTGCCATTACCCTTGTCCCTGCCATCGTCATGGCCCTTGAAATCAATATCGCACCTCTTTTTTATTACCGGAGCAATGATGAAGGGAAAACATTAAATGCACTGGGGCCTGTTTTTGAGAAAACCGGTGAAGTTACTGCGGTAAGGCCGCTGTTCTTCAGGGATAAAGACGAAACGGATTTTCTTTACCCGTTGGGCAGGTCCCATGACGGTGCTACCCGCTTTATCCCGATATACTATTCCGAGAATAAATGGCCCGAGAAACATACAACCATTTTCCCGGTCTTCTGGGGGAAATATTATGAAAAGTCCTATGGAGGCGTATTCCCGCTGTATGGAAAGATGATACACCGGTTTGGCAAGGATGAGGCTGAATTCTGCCTCTGGCCTGTCTATATGAGGACGTCGGTTTCCGAAAAAAACACGTACACCATGTTCTGGCCCGTATTCACGTACAGCAAAGGGACCAGCTACAAGATGTTTCCTGTCTATGGCTGGGAAAAACATCGTGGTAGTGTAACACAGTACATGTTCTGGCCTTTCCTGTTCAGGGAAAGGGGCGATAAACACATGGACGCCTTTCTGCCCTTTTTCCAGTACACCACATGGAGCGACGCCTGGTCCGCATCGGTCCTCTGGCCCTTTTTTTCATTCGGCAGGGATAATGGCAGGAACCAGACGAGCATAGACGCTCCATGGCCTTTGATAAAATATGCGAGGGGGGAATATGATCAGACAATGGTATTCCCCTTCTATTATAATTATGAAAGGGCAAACATGTACAAAACTGATATGTATATGTGGCCGATCTGGTTTCAGGCCGTGACATCGGACCCGGCAAATGAATATTACAAAAAAAACGTCCGTTTCATGATCCTTGTCTCTGGAAGGGAAACAAGAAAACAGGGAAGCAAGAGCTATCAGATGAACCTCTGGCCTCTTTATTATATAACAAAAGACGAGGATGAAACTTTCTGGCATTTCCCGAGTGTCTTCCCGTTTGATTATGAAGGTGTTGAAAATAACTGGGCCCCTATTTTCACTTTTGTGAGCTACGAGAAAAAACAGGACAAGGCATACTTTGATATATTGTGGAAAACCTTTTACATTGAAAAAAACGCAGAGTTCATGAGATGGGCGCTCTCATTCCTGGTGTCATTCGAGAACAATCCCCAGTACTGGCAGATAGGCTTATTATCAGATCTAATAAAGTTCAAAGGAAAAAAGAACGAGAGGTCCGAATCTGACAATTCTTTTGACAGCAATGCAGCCGATGAAGTAGATTTAAAGGAATGACCCTGAACGTAAGAGGCTGTTTTGGGTCTATGGGGGAAGACTCACTTGCCCTTTATGCCCAGGGTCTGGATAATATGTTAATGCCATTGATATCAGAGTCAAGGGTGTACAAAATATTTTGAAAAAATACCTTAAAGCGAATCAGGACAGTCCTATGGAGAGCTTCGATGTCATTGTTGTTGGCGGCGGTCATGCCGGTGCCGAGGCCGCATACGCATCTGCAAAAATGGGAGTGAAAACCGCGCTTCTTACCATAAATATCGATACGATAGGCCGCATGCCCTGCAGTCCCTCGATAGGGGGGCTGGCCAAAAGCCACCTTGTAAAGGAAATCGACGCCTTGGGCGGTATAATGGCGGAAGCCGCCGATGAGACTGCAATCCAGTACCGCATT
This genomic window from Desulfomonilia bacterium contains:
- a CDS encoding tetratricopeptide repeat protein, which gives rise to MKFVRILIGLFVAAAAAGCANANTAASVQEDANQTSPYLTMILARQAEDSGDTDSALKLYQELNNSYAWLNIAMIYIQKSDDEKALEYLNKVLDSGDYIEDALDQKVNIYVRSNKVNEAVAEAEKYYKKYPGNVQIIVLLAKLRLFSSDPEGAIKILEKIPPGNEDIEALYILSRACLEEKNKACAIKSLEKVIELAPDFSQAYIDLGRVYESDGNLDEAISIYTKLCEIDPSSKEARLALADLYILTGRNKDAIAQLKALLEIYPNREVMHKLAILEIDDGMYADAIELLNTQTQLMPEEKYYLAIAYSGQKDFDRAIALLKEIENDPQLKCDVSILKSSILEDMGKSGEAFDELKNTWEKVSKETSCREVGYRLATALEEKGMINEGLAVAESILSADPNDAMMLNFVGYLWADQGRNLEKAKKMISDALTARPDDGFIMDSMGWVLYKSGKPAEAVPYMEKALKKYPDEPLINEHMGDIQYKLGRNKTALEYYQKAKANSKKGVSPALEKKITELIKEIRKTGR
- the def gene encoding peptide deformylase, encoding MAIREICKWPEDVLKLKALEVKNIDFGTVTLVEDMVETMYQENGVGLAAPQVAVSERVIVVDASPKTGYGGLITMINPVIAEKEGRVVDSEACLSVPEVTVDVPRFERILVKGVDIKGKDVEIEAEGFLARVFQHEIDHLDGRVILAFASSLKRAIYLKKARKGKI
- a CDS encoding MlaD family protein, which translates into the protein MTNEAKVGLFVVGIIVVFIVMSIKIGELSFNKKDTYPITLRFPTVEGLKVGSTLELAGVIVGKISSISLGEDYSVAVTANVNDDIKLPIDSVASIGTKGVLGDKVILLSPGMSKEYLKPNGMLARTEVPPSLDFLLTRLGDIASNLSDLTRSLNASLGSEETMANITEMMENLNSLSAELNDMAIENREGINSMITELNNTAVNLTDFSESLASTGEDISYIVASVKAGEGNIGKLFTDDTLYVSLADSVQKLQVVTSRIQEDNNLTLLLSDSTIYYDLVALSDNLKQVSEHIAAGDGTIGKLLTDEELYQALLEAIKNTNRAAQGIHEQTPITVMGSLLAPMIR
- the fmt gene encoding methionyl-tRNA formyltransferase encodes the protein MKLIFMGTPEFALPSLKILAESEKHEVALVITQPDKPKGRGLHLEHPPVKIMAIQYDIPVMQPQKIKGNMEVIKAFEQLRPDAAIVVAYGRLIPPELLSIPPKGFINVHASLLPALRGASPINHAILSGGEKTGISIMKLDEGLDTGPVYESREIEIGRDDAIALSKRLSATGAELLESVLDRIESGSIKPVPQDESAATYAPLLKKEDGLIDWNRNATKIESMVRGLLPWPCAYTDMQGKMLKILSAQIEETPHGFPPGTMIKEASRLRIACGNGFVIPQTLQLEGKQAMDAKSFANGLKVKEIILGGLSR
- a CDS encoding 4Fe-4S binding protein codes for the protein MFIKFSCRAEGEKLNFRSHASENIREGMMEVYGSLTRKVSGQDSKLLEKIWSILANPEEAAILDMLPKSAEEISVALGTGIDKAEDILDNLFHKGVAFDGIKDGRKIFRMPRHIIQFHDASLLWAEAPDELFTLWAEYMETEYRAMVEQMTELKIPSFMRVLAINETVEKKSSVLGYEDAADILKNARSIAVTSCVCRKSVKKCDNPIEVCLQVNRGAEYNIKRGTGRAIELAEALDILKLSEEKGLVHMTENVAGGSNVICNCCTCCCEMLRYAIVPKTRNVVAPSRFAASVDAPECILCGLCADVCPMKAISSDGDNPATVDIELCIGCGLCGSACTSGAIRLVEVRAEDFIPKKA
- the rpe gene encoding ribulose-phosphate 3-epimerase; translated protein: MIIAPSILSANFTRLGQDIDMVVSAGAQWVHVDVMDGMFVPNITIGPVVVKDIRKATNAYLDCHLMINQPERYIDAFAAAGADGITIHAEATHHLHRALATIREKGLKAGVALNPSSPLPVIEYCLDVIDLLLIMTVNPGFGGQSFIEAMIPKIEKASDMISGRDIILQVDGGVDRKNVRMLREKGVGSVVAGSSVFGSSDPAGAVKEMLEIAECEVC